GCGGAAAATCTTCATCACAAATGATACGGTTAATCCCCATGGAGATAAGATATGAACGCATGTTAGTGAAATCAGCATCTCCTCCATAGTAATATTGGAGATTGTAACCTGCTCTTTTTAGAGATTTGGGTATAGCAGGAAGAGACTGTGATTTTCGAGGGTATTTCATTATACTGGTAGTTGGTTGAGACGGATATCCACTTAAAATAGATACGAGTCCTCTGTCTGTTCTGAAACTATTTGCATAGAAATGAGTAAATAGAATACCCTCTTTCCCCAACTTATCCATATTAACTGCCACATTAGGTAATCCGCCCAATGATTCCATGGTTTTAGACATGAAGCTCTCGAGGATTATAAATATAACATTGGGGCGCTTTTTTTTGATTAGCTGAGGAATACTGTCGCTAACAGGTTGGTCTATTAATTCTTTGAATATAGTATTAGCTTGTTTTTCATCCATGAAGCGGTATTGTTTGCTAAAATCTTTTTCATGGCTAATAGACTCCATTAGGCTGAAAAGCGGATTGATGGCCGCATGATTTAGTAGCATCTTGTTGCTAAAATATACTTTGCTAATATTCATGGTAGATACGGTGAAGCCTCCTCTAATAGGAATAAAGAGCAGACCTAATAATAGTAGCATAATTCCTGCTACAGTAAGCCGTTTCGGAATAGGTTTATGTTCTCCTTTTTGCTTTATCAATGCTGTTTGGAAAATAAAGAATAATGCTATACTTATAATAAATAGAGCAACAACTCCTGAAAGAACGAATCCTATACTAACACTTGCCAATGCATCTTTGGGAGAAGAAAAGAAATAGAATAGGGGAGTTGAATCGAGTCTAAATCCCCAATAACTATATAAAGCCAAATCACAAATGAATGTTATTGATATAGCAAGAGATATAATGCTATAATATATTTTTCGTGTAGTTGAGATAATGTTAGGCATTAGCCATAAAGAAAGGATCTGAATGATTGTTGGTATAGCGGTAAGATAGCCAGCCAACGAGAGGTCTAAAGGAAGCCCATGATACATGACACTTAAATAATCACTTAGGGATGCATCTTTGAATAGATTATGATAATATATCATAAACAAAGGTTTCTGTAATATAAAAATAAGAACGAAAGTTAAGTAAGTTTTCGCAAATAGCCAAAGATGTCTTTTCATTTTATTAAAGATATTATCGTTGTCATTATCGTGGCAAAGATAATATAACTTTGCCTAATATATCGGCTTTTCTATTGTGCGATTCAAAGCTTTTTGTAATTTTGTCATAGATTTAGTATATTATGACAAAAGCGGAAATACAACAAGTAAAACTGAGATTTGGTATTATTGGTAATACGGAGTCGCTGATACGTGCAATAGATGTTGCTATTCAGGTAGCACCAACCGATTTGTCTGTACTTATCACAGGAGAGAGTGGTGTGGGGAAAGAAAGCTTTCCGCAGATTATTCATCAGTTTAGTAGAAGAAAACACGGACAATATATTGCAGTAAACTGCGGTGCTATACCTGAAGGGACAATTGATTCAGAACTTTTTGGACATGAAAAAGGGGCTTTTACAGGTGCTATAGGCGAGCGAAAAGGATACTTTGGCGAAGCTGACGGAGGGACTATCTTCTTAGATGAAGTTGGTGAATTGCCTTTGCCTACACAAGCTCGCTTGCTACGTGTGTTGGAGAGTGGTGAATTTATAAAAGTTGGTTCTTCAAAGGTGCAGAAAACAGATGTGAGAATTGTTGCGGCTACAAATGTAAACCTAACAAGGGCTATATCTGAAGGGCGTTTTCGTGAAGATCTTTATTATCGTCTTAATACTGTTCCTATTCAAATACCTTCATTACGTGAGCGTGGTGATGATGTTGTTTTACTTTTCCGAAAATTTGCAGCTGATTTTGCAGAAAAATATCGTATGCCTGCTATTCAATTAACTGAAGATGCCCGCAGTGTACTTTTGACTTATGCTTGGCCTGGGAATGTTCGGCAGTTGAAAAATATCACGGAGCAAATATCCATTATAGAAACTAATCGTGAGATTAATGCTAATCTTTTGCGAACATACCTTCCTGCCAAACCCGATGAGCAACGTTTACCGGCCTTATTTGGGGTAAAATCGGGTAAAGAGTTTGAGAGTGAGAGAGAAATATTATATCAAGTATTGTTTGATATGCGCCAGGATGTAACTGAACTGAAAAGGCTCGTTCACGATATTATGTCCGAAAGAGGTGGCGTTGCCAATAATGTTCAAGCCACCACTACTCCGGCATTGTATAACTCTTCTGCTATAGTCGCACCGGCACAACCTACTCCTCCGACTATCAACATACGTTCAAAGCAAGATGATGATGACATTCAGGATACAGAAGAGTATGTTGAAGAATCTCTTTCACTTGATGATTTAGAGAAAGAAATGATACGCAAGGCTCTTCTTAGGCATCATGGTAAGAGAAAAAATGCAGCGAAAGATTTAAATATATCGGAACGCACCCTTTATAGAAAAATAAAAGAATATGAATTGGATTAAAAAGATAACACAAGCATCTCTGTTTGTTTCTTTATTGGTAGTGGTTATTTCTTGTAGTGTATCTTATAAATTTAATGGGTCTTCTATTAATTATGATAAGGTAAAGACCATTTCCATTGCAGATTTTCCTATAAAGGCTGCGTATGTCTATGCTCCTCTAGCTACCAAATTTAATCAGAAATTAAAGGATATTTATATTCAGCAAACTCGTCTACGTCTTGTAAAAAAGAATGCTGATTTGGTTATTGATGGAGAGATTACGGGTTATAACCAGTATAACCAGTCGGTGAAAGCTGATGGCTACTCTTCGGAAGTGAAGCTAACCATAACAGTGAATGTTCGATATGTAAATAATACCAATCATGCAGAAGACTTTGATGATAAACAGTTTACAGCTTTCCGTACTTATGATTCCACGAAAATGTTGACTGCGGTTCAAGATGAGCTTATTGACCAGATGGTGAAAGATATTACAGATCAGATATTTAATGCAACTGTTGCTAATTGGTAAAATTGATGACGTTAGTGGACTTAGAAGAATGGATTCAGCATCCGGATAGATTAGATAGAGATACTCTATATGAACTTCGCACTTTAGTGACGAGGTATCCTTACTTTCAATCCATTCGACTCCTTTACCTTAAAAATTTATATCTTCTTCATGATGCTACTTTTGGTGAAGAGTTACGGAAGGCAGCGCTTTACGTTGCTGATCGTAGGGCACTTTTCAGTTTGCTGGAGGGCGATAAATATACTAGTCCCGGAGCTCTTAAAGCGAAAAAAGCGAAAGTTGATGATTTGGCTGATGAACCTACTCTTGATCGTACTCTGACTCTTATTGATAAATTTCTTTCATCTGTACCTCAGGAACAAAATCAGCAAACCGATTTTGATTATTCCACTGATTACACAGCTTACTTACTTGAAGAAAAAGAAGATTCTCCATTTTTAATCGAAGAAGAAGAGAAACCTCAATTGCGAGGACATGAATTGATTGACGGCTTTATTGAAAAAAACAATGCTGCCGATGTGTATTCTTTGCGGTTGAATTCTCTTTCTAGTGATGAGTCGGAAAAATCGGATGACTCTTATGATTGGCAGGAAGACAAAACTTTAGCAGCTACCAATGCTGTTACGGAAATCGTTGATGACGAGGAAGATGACACCTGTTTTACTGAAACTTTGGCTAAAATTTATGTTAAGCAGCAACGATATTCCAAAGCTCTTGAAATAATTGAAAAATTAAATTTGAAATATCCAAAAAAAAATGCTTACTTTGCGGATCAAATAAGGTTTTTGAAGAAATTGATTATTAACGCTAAATCAAAATAACAAGATGTATTTATTATTAGTTATCTTAATGGTTATTGCTTCCATATTGATGTGCTTTATTGTATTGATACAGAATTCAAAAGGTGGAGGTTTATCTTCTGGTTTTTCTTCTTCTAATCAAATCATGGGAGTTCGTAAAACTACTGACTTTTTGGAAAAAGCAACATGGGGATTAGCCATTTTTATGGTTGTAGCAAGTATCTGTTCTGCTTATGTTATGCCATCTAATGTTGCTAAAGACGAAAGTGCTATATTGCAACAGGCTGAAAAAGAAGAAGCTACGAATCCGTATAATATTCCTGCCGGTACTGCTGCTCCTAAAGCTACAACGACAACGACGTTACCTGCAGACTCAGCTAAGTAATAATTACGTTAGTGTTATTATAGTTATATATAAAAGGAGGTATCTACAAAGATACTTCCTTTTTTTATATCTATATCGTTCTTTTTTATAAATCAAGGAGTATATCTGCCGTGATGTACTCTTTCATGTTTTTTAGGCTTTAATTGTGTCTCTTTATCATTGGTGCATAGCGGATTTGATTATCTTTGTCGCCAAATTAAATAAATAATAAGAAATATACTACAATGACGGAACAATTGAGTAAAAAATTGAATGACTCGAAGGCGACCCGCTGGATGGCTTTGGGGGTTGTAGCCTTTACCATGATGGCTGCCTATTATGTAAATGATGTGATGGCTCCTCTCAAAACCATGCTTGAATCTGATTTAGGATGGATAAGTACTGATTACGGATATTATACTGGAGCTTATAGCTTTCTGAATGTTTTCTTGTTGATGCTGATTTGGGGAGGTTTGATTCTCGACCGCTTTGGAATCCGTTTTACAGGTAAGTTATCAGCAATTTTAATGGTGCTTGGTACGGCTTTGCAATATTATGGCATAACCGAACTAGCTGATAGTAATACAATCATTTTAGGACATAAAATGGGGGTCTTTATTGCTTCTTCCGGATATTCTATCTTTGGAGTTGGAGCAGAGGTTGCCGGAATTACTGTTACTAAAATGATTGCGAAATGGTTTAAAGGCAAAGAAATGGCTACCGCTATGGGTGTGCAGGTTGCTTTAGCACGTCTCGGTTCTCAGGCAGCTTATTCTGTGGCTATTCCTATTGCGAAACATTTCACTCTTGCTACTCCTGTATTCATCGGACTTATTTTACTGGTGGGTGGAACCATTGCCTTCTTTGCTTTCTCTGTATTAGATAAGAAGTTGGATAGCCAGCAAGATGTTACTGTTGAAAGTGAAGAAGAGAAGTTTTCAATCAAAAATGTCGGGACGATTCTTACAAATCCGGGCTTTTGGTTAATAGCCTTATTGTGCGTTCTTTTCTACTCATGCGTATTCCCTTTCCAAAAATTTGCATCAGAATTGATGGTTAGTAAATATGCTATTGATCCTGATTTTGCGGGTTCTATCGTGGGACTTCCTGCTTTGGGTGCTTTAGTACTTACTCCTATTTTTGGTGGAGTGGTAGACCGAAAAGGTAAAGCCGATACAATTATGATTATCGGTGCTGCTATGCTAATTTTTGTTCATTTTATATATGCTATGCCTGCTGTTAATAATTGGCTTGTAGCTGTTGTACTGATGATTATACTTGGTATTGCTTTCTCATTAGTTCCTTCTGCCATGTGGCCTTCAGTTGCAAAAATATTCCCTGCAAATCAGTTAGGTACTGCTTATGCATTGATTTTCTTTATTCAGAATATTGGTCTTTGGGGAGTTCCTAATCTTATTGGTTGGGTTCAGAAACAATATTGTATCGTTGGCACAGTAGATGGTGTTAATCAGTATGACTACACTATACCAATGTTTGTCTTTACCGGTTTTGCTGTCCTTTCTCTTATTATAGGCTTACTTCTTAGAGTTGCTAATAAGAAATATGGTTATGGTTTGGAAAAAGCGAATATAAAGAAATAACATTCTAAGAATAAAAGAAGAGCCCAATTTGATTTATTTACAGAATCAAATTGGGCTCTTCTTTATGGTATTAATAAAAATCTCTTCCTAAATACGCTTACTTATTTTCTTCTTGATCTACTTTTACTAAACCTCCGGTGATGGGGTTGAATAATACTTTGATCGTTGATCTCTTATTAAATAGAGCCGGAGCTAAATACTCTATAGTACCAAATTGAGTTATAGGAAACTCTCCCTCGTAGAGTAATTTTTTATTTTTAAAGATACTAATGTTTGCTTTTCCCGGAACATTATATGCTATACCGTCGACTTCCTTTTCTTTATCCTCAGCAGGAATAGATATCGTTTTCATATCTGTAAGATTGAAATATATCGGTTCACCGGCTAGGTTGTCAACATCTACAACCCCTAATTTTGTGGAGAATCTGCATAACACTGTATTTTTAAAATCTTTATTAGGCGTTATTTTGAAAGTGAATGTTTTTTCTTCCTTTTTCTGAGTTCCGGAAAACATCTCCGTCATTGCATTCTCTTGCTCATCCAGATTATCTAACATGAGTTTTAGTTGTTCTCCATCCTTAGGCATATTGTCTGCTTGCCCCCTTAATAAGGCATTTTTACTCTCTCGAATATTATATATTTCCTTGGCAACCAATTCGGCCATTTTAGCTGTTGAAGTGGCCATTAATATCTCTTCGGTCATAAAAGTACGAGGGTTGATCTTCTCTTTCTTCTGTACAAGTGGTTTAGGTAAAACCCGCTTTTTAGAGGCACTGACAGGCATGTTGATAGATCGAACTATTCCGTCATTGGTCAACTCCATCAAAGGAGCAACTGTCTTATCTTTCATTTTCACGAAATAGGTCCGCAAACTATCCGGAACTCCTATCGATTGTATCTTTATTCCTGTTAGTTCCCAATGTTCTTCTGGAGTAATTGATACATTATTTAGTCTTAGGTATTGCTCAGCATATTTACCGAACTCTCCAGGGGTGTAAGTTACTTTTACAGCTTTAACCTCTACCTTTATTTCTGTTTTAGGGAGAGCATAGACCACACCGAAGTCTTTACCACGAGTAACTCCCATGGTCACCTTTGTTTGTGCATAAATACTTGCAGTAGAAAGTAGTAAACTTATGAGGAAAATAGATTTTTTCATTCTGTTATTGTTCGTTTAATCTGGTTTAAAAACAAATATACTAAAATCTGCCTGATAACCTATTCTGCATGCAGGCTAAAAATATTTAATATGGTTTTTATTATTTGCTGATTTTTCTCCAGGCTTCCGATAGGCATTCAATGAGATCTCCTGCTTTCATGCTAACTGTTCCATATCTTTTCTGGGCAATGTCACCTGCCATACCATGTACAAAAGTTCCTATTTTAGCTGCACTCTTAGCTGAATAACCTTGAGCGAGCAATGCCAGAATAATTCCGGTTAGCACATCTCCACTTCCTCCCGTAGCCATTCCTACATTCCCTGTCGGATTGAAATAGAATTTCCCTTCCGGCGTTATGATAGCAGAGAAAGCACCTTTTAATACAATATGTACATTTATGCTTTGTGCTAGTTCACGGGCTTTCATCAGTCTCTCGTATGAATCCTGACATTTTCCTACTAATCGCTCTAGCTCTTTAGGATGAGGCGTCAATACAGATCCCTTAGGAATACTGGTTAAAATAGTACGATTTTTTGAAAGTATATTGAGTGCGTCGGCATCTAGCACCATTGGGCTTTGGCAAGTTGTAATTTGTTGAAGCAAAGCTATTTCAGTTTCTGTATTTGTTCCAATGCCCGGTCCGGCTGCTACTGCCTGATACTTTTCCGTATCTCCAGGCTCGCTGAAATATGTATCATTAATATCCACCTCAATCATTGCTTCCGGAATCGTTGTTTGCAATATTCCTACATTTTTTCCAGGAGCATGAACAGTTAATAAACCTACTCCTGAACGAACACATGCCGATGCTGAAAATATTGAGGCACCGCCCATACCGTAAGAACCTGCGATCAATAAGGCATGTCCAAAAGTTCCTTTATGAGCGAATTTCTTTCTAGGTTTGATTGCGGCAATAATCTCTTTCTCCTCAAGTAGATAATATTCAGTGTCTGTCTGTTCTATGGCACTTTGGCTGATCCCTATTTCTAATACACTCCATTCACCAACAAATTCTTCGTTTTCTCCAAAGAAGAAAGCCAATTTAGGGAGTTGCAGACTGAAAGTATAATCTGCTCGTATAATGTTTGCTCTAACATTGAAAGTATTGTCTTCTCCCATTAATCCGGAGGGGATGTCAATAGCGACAACGGTGGCAGGAGAGGCATTGATATATTTTACAACCGATGCAAAACCACCATTTAAAGGCTTGTTTAATCCCGAACCAAACAGTCCGTCAATTACCAGATGATCGGCAGTTAATACAGGTGGAGTGAATTGAGACGTTACTTCTATAAAACGTAATTCGTTTGTTGCTTCTGCTCGTTCTTTGTTTATTTGGCAATCAGGAGAAATTTTCCCTTGCGTGTTAAACAGATAAGCTTCTACTTTATATCCTTTTTCAGTCAGCATCCGTGCTACAGCCAAAGCATCCCCGCCATTGTTTCCGGGGCCGGCAAATATGCTAACGGGTGTTTTTTCAGACCAGTGCTTCGTTATAGCAGTGGTAAGTGCCTGAGCAGCTCTTTCCATCAAATCTATAGAGCTGATAGGTTCATGCTCTATTGTGTAAGCATCCAGTTTTCTGATATTGCTTCCTGTAAAAATTTTCATTCTTCTCTGTTTTTGTACGTTGTCTGCAAAAATACTCATTACAACTAAAACAGTCAAGGAGTTGCCTTAAAACTCCCATAAAATAACTACTTTTGTTCCTTTTTAAAAAACGAATAATCTATTCCACAACATTTTATGAGTACACTTCATGGACATCCTAAGGGATTGTATTTAATTTTTGCGACTAGTACGGCCGAACGATTCAGTTATTATGGCATGCGCGCCATCTTCATTCTTTTTCTAACTCAGGCCTTAATGTTCGATAAAGAATTGGCAACATCTATTTATGGCAGCTATACAGGGCTTGTATATCTTACTCCTCTTATAGGAGGTTATATTGCTGATAAGTATTGGGGCATTCGCCGCTCTATACGTTGGGGAACTGTCTTAATGGCAATCGGACAATTCTTCCTTTTTCTTAGTGCTTCTATGCTCGATACAGCGCAGCTTTCGCATGGCTTGATGTATGGTGGTTTGACATTGCTCATCTTGGGAAATGGCTGTTTCAAACCTACCGTAGCCTCTTTGGTCGGGCAACTCTATGAGCCTGGTGATAAAAGGATTGATTCAGCTTATACCATTTTTTATATGGGGGTAAACGTTGGCGCATTTATGGCACCATTGGTTTGCGGTTATTTTGGCGATACAGGTAATCCTCAGGATTTTAAATGGGGCTTTCTTATTGCCGCACTCGTTATTTTAGTTACTCTTGTTTTATTTGAAACACAAAAGAGTAAGTATTTCATATCACCTTCCGGAGAACAATTGGGTATTTTACCGGATTCGAAAAAACAACCTTCTCAGACAGAAGAGTTACCTATAATAAAGATGAGTGGTGCTCGTAAAATACGCATTTCAATTTTTCTTTCTTTATTGACACTTGTCTTAGGCACTCTTTTCTATCGTTGGTTTGATGGCGATTGGGTTAGTGTGGGTATTTTTACTGCTTGTATTGTTTTTCCTATCACCATCTTGTTTGATAACACTTTAACAAAGATAGAGCGTGATCGTATTTTTGTGATTTATATCATAGCCTTTTTCGTTATTTTCTTTTGGGCGGCTTATGAACAAGCGGGGGCTTCATTAACCTTGTTTGCAGCTGAACAGACCAACCGTAATATCTTCGGGTGGGAAATGCCTGCATCATGGATTCAGTCTTTCAATCCTCTTTTTGTGGTTCTGTTAGCTTTCATTATGCCTACTGTCTGGTCTTTCCTCAACAAACGAAAGATGGAACCTTCTTCGCCAACCAAACAAGCTATCGGATTGCTGCTTCTGTCTTTAGGCTATCTGTTTATTTGCTATGGAGTTAAAGATGTTCAGCCTGGGGTGAAGGTTAGTTTGATATGGCTTACCGGTTTATATTTTATCCATACGATGGGGGAGATTGCTCTTTCTCCGATCGGGCTTTCGATGGTAAACAAATTAACTCCTATTCGTTTTGCCTCTTTAATGATGGGACTTTGGTATCTTTCCACTGCCACTGCTAATAAGTTTGCAGGTATGTTAGGAGGCTTTTACCCTGAAGCAGGTAAAGTGAAAATTCTGCTGGGATTTCGCATTGATACGATGTCCGATTTCTTTATGATTTTTGTCATAATGTCCGGACTGGCTTCTTTGATCCTCTTCCTTCTTTCGAAGAAATTACAAAAGATGATGCATGGAGTGGAATAAAAGTCGTACTTTTGCCCCATTATTATAAAATTAATTGGTTATGGACACCATAAAAATAAAAGATAAACTATTCTCGGCTTCCATTATGGAAGAGGATATTCTTAAAGAAGTAAAACGTGTAGCTAATGATATAAATCGTGATCTGAAGGATAAAAATCCTTTGTTCTTGAGCGTTCTAAACGGTTCGTTCATGTTTACTGCAGACTTGATGAAGCAGATCACTATTCCTTGTGAAATATCTTTTGTGAAATTAGCTTCTTATCAGGGAGTGTCTTCTACCGGAGCTATTAAGGAGGTTATTGGTATTAATGAAGATATAGCCGGACGCACAGTTGTTATTGTGGAAGATATTGTAGACACAGGCTTAACGATGCAGCGACTTATCGAGACATTGGGCACACGCGGACCGAAGGAAATTCATATAGCTTCTTTATTGGTTAAACCCGATAAGTTGAAAGTAAAACTTGATATTGAATATGTAGCCATGAAGATACCAAATGACTTTATTGTAGGATACGGTCTTGATTATGATGGCTATGGACGTAACTACCCCGATATTTATACAGTGGTAGACTAGTCTTGAAACTAATTTTAAACTATAATAAGAAGTAAAAAGATGCTGAACGTTGTTATTTTTGGTGCTCCCGGATCAGGAAAGGGAACACAAAGCGAGCGTATTGTAGAGAAATTCGGAATTAACCACATCTCAACAGGAGATGTTCTTCGTGCTGAAATAAAGAATGGTACGGAGCTAGGTAAAACAGCTAAAGGTTATATTGATCAGGGACAACTTATCCCCGATGCGTTAATGATTGATATTTTGGCTAGTGTTTTTGATAGCTTCACAGAAAGTAAAGGGGTAATCTTTGATGGTTTTCCTCGTACCATTGCTCAAGCAGGTGCTTTGAAACAAATGCTTGCTGATAGAGGACAGGCTGTTTCTGTTATGCTTGATCTAGAGGTGCCCGAAGATGAATTAATGACTCGTTTGATTAAACGTGGACAAGAATCTGGTCGTGCTGATGACAACGAAGAAACGATCAAAAAACGTTTGCATGTATATCATTCGCAAACGTCTCCACTTATAGACTGGTACAAGAACGAAGGTATATACCAACATATCAACGGCTTAGGTACTATGGATGGAATCTTTGCTGATATTTGCAAAGCAATAGAAAAAGTATAATATTTGAGAGCAGCCAGATGCTGGATAGGTGTTTTTGAAACCTCGTTCATTCAGCATTTGGCTGTTGTTTTTTTAATTCATTATAAATATGGCTGAATCGAATTTTGTTGATTACGTAAAGATATATTGCCGCTCAGGAAAGGGTGGTAGAGGATCTACGCACATGAGGCGGGAGAAGTATGTTCCTAATGGTGGCCCCGATGGTGGCGACGGTGGAAGAGGAGGCCATATCATATTGCGTGGAAATCGTAATTATTGGACTTTATTGCACCTTAGGTATGATCGTCATGCCTTAGCGGGTCATGGTGAGTCAGGTAGTAAAAATCGTAGTTTCGGAAAAGATGGCGACGATAAGGTTATTGAAGTTCCTTGTGGCACGGTAGTCTATGATGCTGAAACTGGAGATTATATCTGTGACGTCACTGAGCATGATCAAGAAGTTATTTTGCTTAAAGGCGGTCGCGGAGGGCAAGGAAATTGGCATTTCCGTACGGCAACTCGTCAGGCACCTCGCTTTGCACAACCCGGCGAACCAATGCAAGAGCTTACTATCATTATGGAGTTGAAGTTACTTGCCGATGTTGGTTTGGTGGGATTCCCTAATGCAGGAAAGTCTACTTTGCTTTCGGCTATCTCGGCTGCTAAACCCAAAATCGCAGATTATCCGTTTACTACTCTGGAACCTAACTTGGGTATTGTGTCCTATCGCGATAGTAAATCGTTTGTTATGGCAGATATTCCGGGAATTATTGAAGGAGCCAGTGGAGGTAAAGGACTCGGATTGCGTTTCTTGCGTCACATCGAGCGTAATTCATTGTTGCTATTTATGGTTCCGGCTGATAGTGATGATATTCGCAAAGAGTACGATATTCTACTGAATGAACTGAAAACGTTCAATCCTGAAATGCTTGATAAACAGCGTGTTTTGGCTGTGACCAAATCCGATATGCTCGATCAGGAACTGATGGATGAGATAGAACCTACTTTACCAGAGGGCATTCCTCATCTTTTTATCTCTTCGATTACCGGTCTGGGCATTTCGGCGCTTAAAGATCTTTTGTGGGATGAATTGAACAAGGAGAGCAATAAGATTGAAGGTATTGTGCATCGTCCTAAAGATGTTTCTCGTTTAAAAGAAGAACTTCGCGACATGGGCGAAGACGAAGACATTGCGCTTCAAGAGGCAGAGCCGGAGGATGAAGATGACTTCGACTTTGAATATGAAGAAGAGGACTGGGACGAAGAATGATTTCTTTGACTAAAGATAAGGCGATGTTGGGATATGAGCTTTTGAGCACATATCCCAACATCGCTTGTTTTGTTACCACTCGTAAGGGCGGATTCAGTTCGGGAACTTACGGAACTTTTAACTGCTCTCCTTTCTCGGGAGATGAGGCTGAAAATATTCGGAGCAATCAAACTAAATTGTGCAGCTCCTTGCCTCAAACTCCGCATGAGTTGATCATTCCTTTTCAAACTCATGGCAATCAAGTTTGCTTTGTTGACCAAAACTTCCTAGCGAAGGATGCACAAGCACGCCAAGAGTTACTATGTGGTGTGGATGCAGTTGTGACGAACGAGAAAGGATATTGCCTTTGCGTGTCGACAGCCGACTGCGTACCGATTCTCCTATACGATCCTAAAAAGCAAGTGATAGCCGCTGTGCATGCCGGATGGCGAGGAACGCTGCAAGCTATCTTATCAGGAATGTTACAGCAGATGAAAGAGAAATATGGTATTGAAGGAGGAGATATTCTTGCTTGCATCGGTCCATCTATCTCCTTAGAATCATTTGAGGTAGGAGAGGAAGTGTATGAGGCTTTTCAACAAAAAGGTTACGATATGAAGCGGATTTCCCGTTGGAACGATGAAGCGCAAAAGCATCATCTTGATCTTTGGGAGGCAAACCGCATGCAGTTACTAAACTTTGGAGTCCCTGACCAACAGATACAGTTGGCGGGTATTTGTACTTATATAAACCATCTTGAATTCTTTTCGGCAAGACGGCTAGGTATTCAGTCGGGTCGCATCTTGTCCGGAATCATGTTACTTGATCAATAAAATAGCGTTATGTATCATATCACCGTATTCTCTGAAATAAATGTTGCTTGCCCTTGTTTTGAGGGAGTGGCTGTTTATGCCAAAGTGAAAAACTCCGCTTACAGCGAAGGGTTGTGGCACGAGATAAATGCTTTTACCGAGCAACTAACCTCCGAAGCGCAGTTGCAAGATATTAAGTCTCAACCTGCTATTGCCGCTACACGTGAAGCATATAAACGCTGCGGCAAAGATCCCGGTCGTTATCGTCCTTCTGCCGAAGCATTAAGACGACGTTTGCTTCGTGGGATACCTCTTTATCAAATAGATACGTTGGTCGACTTGATCAACCTTGTTTCTCTGCGTACTGGTTATTCTATCGGAGGC
This is a stretch of genomic DNA from uncultured Bacteroides sp.. It encodes these proteins:
- a CDS encoding phenylalanine--tRNA ligase beta subunit-related protein — translated: MYHITVFSEINVACPCFEGVAVYAKVKNSAYSEGLWHEINAFTEQLTSEAQLQDIKSQPAIAATREAYKRCGKDPGRYRPSAEALRRRLLRGIPLYQIDTLVDLINLVSLRTGYSIGGFDADRIQGTELQLGIGKAGEPFEGIGRGVLNIEGLPVYRDALGGIGTPTSDNERTKMGLETVSILAIVNGYSGADGLREAAEMIQTLLINYAESDGGEILYFK
- the pgeF gene encoding peptidoglycan editing factor PgeF translates to MISLTKDKAMLGYELLSTYPNIACFVTTRKGGFSSGTYGTFNCSPFSGDEAENIRSNQTKLCSSLPQTPHELIIPFQTHGNQVCFVDQNFLAKDAQARQELLCGVDAVVTNEKGYCLCVSTADCVPILLYDPKKQVIAAVHAGWRGTLQAILSGMLQQMKEKYGIEGGDILACIGPSISLESFEVGEEVYEAFQQKGYDMKRISRWNDEAQKHHLDLWEANRMQLLNFGVPDQQIQLAGICTYINHLEFFSARRLGIQSGRILSGIMLLDQ
- a CDS encoding adenylate kinase — its product is MLNVVIFGAPGSGKGTQSERIVEKFGINHISTGDVLRAEIKNGTELGKTAKGYIDQGQLIPDALMIDILASVFDSFTESKGVIFDGFPRTIAQAGALKQMLADRGQAVSVMLDLEVPEDELMTRLIKRGQESGRADDNEETIKKRLHVYHSQTSPLIDWYKNEGIYQHINGLGTMDGIFADICKAIEKV
- the obgE gene encoding GTPase ObgE, whose protein sequence is MAESNFVDYVKIYCRSGKGGRGSTHMRREKYVPNGGPDGGDGGRGGHIILRGNRNYWTLLHLRYDRHALAGHGESGSKNRSFGKDGDDKVIEVPCGTVVYDAETGDYICDVTEHDQEVILLKGGRGGQGNWHFRTATRQAPRFAQPGEPMQELTIIMELKLLADVGLVGFPNAGKSTLLSAISAAKPKIADYPFTTLEPNLGIVSYRDSKSFVMADIPGIIEGASGGKGLGLRFLRHIERNSLLLFMVPADSDDIRKEYDILLNELKTFNPEMLDKQRVLAVTKSDMLDQELMDEIEPTLPEGIPHLFISSITGLGISALKDLLWDELNKESNKIEGIVHRPKDVSRLKEELRDMGEDEDIALQEAEPEDEDDFDFEYEEEDWDEE